One Vicinamibacterales bacterium DNA window includes the following coding sequences:
- a CDS encoding class I SAM-dependent methyltransferase has protein sequence MKPADDLLRSGDYARKQIYSRSRLVRWSHGSRFEVARALVAPQAGGRLLDYGCGDGTFVAMVHADFAEAVGVDVDPAQVEETARRLGRLPGVRFGLTPAAARAAQTGSTASPAEGAWDVVTCMEVLEHCLEDERRRVIGELRRLVAADGRVVVSVPIEIGPALAGKQLARAAAALRGLGDYRHRERYSPVEFARALVGLGVARPVLEGHGFGGLYRYHGHKGFDYRVVAGELAERFSIVRRVYSPMRALGAFLNSQAWFMCVPR, from the coding sequence GTGAAACCTGCTGACGATCTCCTGAGATCCGGCGACTACGCGCGCAAGCAGATCTACAGCCGCAGTCGATTGGTGCGATGGAGCCACGGCAGCCGCTTCGAGGTGGCACGGGCGCTCGTGGCCCCGCAGGCGGGCGGGCGGCTGCTCGACTACGGCTGCGGCGACGGCACCTTCGTCGCGATGGTCCACGCCGATTTTGCCGAGGCGGTCGGCGTCGACGTCGATCCGGCGCAGGTCGAGGAAACGGCGCGGCGGCTCGGACGTCTGCCCGGCGTCCGTTTCGGGCTGACGCCGGCCGCGGCGCGTGCCGCGCAGACCGGGTCCACGGCGTCACCCGCCGAGGGCGCCTGGGACGTCGTCACCTGCATGGAGGTGCTCGAGCATTGCCTCGAGGATGAGCGCCGCCGCGTCATCGGCGAACTGCGGCGGCTCGTCGCCGCCGACGGCCGGGTGGTCGTCAGCGTGCCGATCGAGATCGGGCCGGCGCTGGCCGGCAAGCAGCTGGCACGCGCCGCGGCAGCGCTCCGCGGGCTCGGGGATTACCGCCACCGCGAGCGTTACTCGCCGGTCGAGTTCGCCCGCGCGTTGGTGGGCCTGGGTGTGGCGCGGCCCGTGCTCGAAGGGCATGGATTCGGCGGTCTGTATCGCTACCACGGGCACAAGGGGTTCGACTACCGCGTCGTGGCCGGCGAACTCGCCGAGCGTTTTTCGATCGTCCGCCGCGTTTACAGCCCGATGCGCGCGCTCGGCGCGTTCCTCAACAGCCAGGCCTGGTTCATGTGCGTGCCGCGGTGA